AGGGTGCATCCTTTCAATTTTTCAGTCCAAAGAGTCGGTGGACTGCATTTCGTCCAAATCGTCCGAGCCGACCGTTTCATAGAACCTCCGGATCAAAGCTGTTGCGAAGGCTTGAACGCCAAAGCCGATGACAATGGCTGTGAGAATCAATGCCTCCGGAATGGGGTCTGCAAAAGGGGGCATGAGCCGCGTGTCCCAGGTGTGCAATACGGGAGGATGGCCCCGTGTGAGCCGGCCCATGGTGAAAATGAGCAGGTTCGCGGCATGCCCGAGCAAAGCGAGCCCGATGATCAGTTTGACGATGTTGCGTCGCATCACCAGGTAAAACCCCGCCGCATAGAGGCCGCCGATCACGAAAGAGAGTGCGACTTCCATTCTATTCCTCCGCCAGAGAAAAAATAATGGTCAAGGTTACACCGATCACCACGAAATAGACTCCAAGATCGAAAAGGAAAGGGGTCCCCACTTTCCCGATAACGGGCAGATTCTCCTTCAACCACATGCCTGTCATAAAGGGTTTGCCGAAAAAAAGAGAGAAGCTTCCACTCCCGGCGGCGATGATCAATCCCACGCTGATCAATATTTTGGAATCTAATCTGATAATATTCTTTGCCTTTTC
This region of Desulforhabdus amnigena genomic DNA includes:
- a CDS encoding Na+/H+ antiporter subunit C, which codes for MEVALSFVIGGLYAAGFYLVMRRNIVKLIIGLALLGHAANLLIFTMGRLTRGHPPVLHTWDTRLMPPFADPIPEALILTAIVIGFGVQAFATALIRRFYETVGSDDLDEMQSTDSLD
- a CDS encoding Na+/H+ antiporter subunit B, encoding MTSLILSTATRYLLPLLLLLSVHLLLRGHNEPGGGFVGGLVASAAFALYTLNAGIEKAKNIIRLDSKILISVGLIIAAGSGSFSLFFGKPFMTGMWLKENLPVIGKVGTPFLFDLGVYFVVIGVTLTIIFSLAEE